A genomic segment from Maniola jurtina chromosome 16, ilManJurt1.1, whole genome shotgun sequence encodes:
- the LOC123873177 gene encoding G-protein coupled receptor moody-like, with amino-acid sequence MTSLLNKSGDFTNNTVRQLVNDADYAAVELFKGYPDGLLKFASACCVISMIIGVPGNIITILALARYKRVHNATAIFIMNLSCADLLFCCITPSLAATAFWNRAWTHGRFLCRLYPPARYTLIAVSIFTILAITVNRYIIIVYPRMYRKIYQNRNLAIMLAVIWIFPILALIPTFLGKWGRFDLDPLNGSCTMVPDENKRSPKQFMFIASFVLPSIPIFFCYARIFFLVRKATQKSQNSDTNKNSPSSSNQDTLTGDSSSITVRVTAMDSDDSEGNGNGVPLKDIGTAKSEHCRTSTIETPDETTCYTDEEPLESGPPKIRRNVLKRSMALLKISLPTRKDKRLGTMIVAIMTSFCLCHLPIVLTKVLRWITPHPAVNITAHILLYFSSCINPVIYVVMSNEYQKAYRNLFDCGRKRTLL; translated from the exons ATGACTTCTTTATTGAATAAAAGTGGTGATTTTACAAACAATACTGTAAGGCAGCTTGTGAATGATGCTGATTATGCTGCAGTCGAACTATTTAAAGGATATCCGGACGGTTTACTGAAGTTTGCATCTGCATGCTGTGTAATTTCGATGATTATTGGAGTCCCTGGAAACATTATTACTATACTAGCATTGGCGAGATACAAaaga gTCCACAACGCAACTGCGATATTTATAATGAACCTATCCTGCGCCGACCTGCTCTTCTGCTGTATTACTCCATCTCTCGCTGCCACCGCTTTCTGGAATCGTGCCTGGACGCATGGCAGATTCCTCTGTCGTCTCTACCCACCTGCGAGATACACCTTAATTGCAGTTTCTATTTTCACTATTTTGGCCATAACTGTTAACAGATACATCATCATTGTTTACCCTAGAATGTACCGCAA GATTTATCAAAACAGAAATTTAGCGATAATGTTAGCTGTTATTTGGATTTTTCCAATACTGGCATTGATACCGACATTTTTGGGAAAATGGGGTAGATTTGATTTGGACCCCTTAAACGGATCATGCACAATGGTTCCTGATGAAAACAAGAGATCTCCGAAGCAATTTATGTTTATAGCATCATTTGTTTTACCATCTATACCAATATTTTTCTGCTACGCACGAATATTCTTTCTAGTACGAAAAGCAACACAAAAATCTCAGAACTCGGATACTAATAAGAACTCTCCAAGTTCAAGTAACCAAGATACATTAACAGGTGACTCCTCATCAATAACTGTGAGAGTCACTGCTATGGACAGCGATGACAGTGAAGGAAATGGAAATGGGGTACCCTTAAAAGATATCGGGACTGCAAAATCGGAACATTGTAGAACCTCAACAATAGAAACACCGGACGAAACAACTTGTTATACTGATGAAGAACCTTTAGAGTCTGGACCACCGAAAATTCGTAGAAATGTGTTGAAGAGATCTATGGCATTGCTTAAAATTTCTCTACCAACGCGCAAAGATAAAAGACTAGGAACAATGAtagtagctattatgacatcaTTTTGCTTGTGTCACCTTCCAATAGTGTTGACGAAGGTATTACGCTGGATAACCCCTCACCCTGCAGTCAACATTACAGCCCACATTCTTTTGTACTTCTCATCTTGTATTAATCCCGTGATCTACGTCGTCATGTCAAATGAATATCAAAAAGCCTATAGAAATTTGTTTGATTGTGGAAGGAAACGTACCTTACTTTAA